The following is a genomic window from Synergistaceae bacterium.
CAGCTTCCAAGCAGGTCGCTCCAGCAGGGCTGTACACATTATTCGTTGCAGTAAATGCATAGAATGCGCTGCTATCTGCCTGTTGTAGCTCATGAATGAGAACCTTGATATAGGCGTTTTCAGGATCGTTGATGAATTCCTGATATTCTCCAGAATTGTAAATTTCATCATAGAGCGGCAGATATCCCGTCATTTTATTCCAGCGTAATTGCACACTGGGAGAGGTAAAATACTTGATGAATTCCCAGGCACCGAGTTGTTCTTCTTTGCAGCCATTGTCAACGATGAAGAAGCCATTACCGGAGGCACAGTATCCGGTTTGCTTACCTTTCTCAGTCACTGAGAACATCGGCACGAAACCATATGTTGAACCGTATGCTTTCGCGGCATCGTTGACATTCGCTCGGTACGAGTTGGTTGTCACGACCATCGCAAGCTCGCCTCGACCAAGAGCAGGAATTATATCGTCTTTAATTTTTGCACCAAAAGGAAACACGTAGCCTTTACTTGCGAGATTCGCCCAAGATGTGTAGTAACGTTCAACTATATCCGCAAACCCATTGCTATTATCATCATACAAACACCTGGTAGGAAGACCTGTTGTGCCATTTTCATTATCTGTACAATAATAGCCCTCTCGAGCAAAGGCGTAATTTGCCCAAATTCCCGAATGCTCTTCAGCAATCCCATACTTGGCAAACCCACCTTCGACTATCCTTCCCGCTGCTTCATAGATGGCATCCATGCTTCGGAGAGAGTATGGATCGATCCCCGCTGCTTTAAACACATCAGCATTATAGAAGAATCCTGAAAGAGATTGCCCCAAAGGATAACCAATGAGCCTTTCATTCAACCCATACGTAGCGACAAGATTTCCATACAAATTGGTCTTATAACTCGGATCAGCATCCATGAAATCTTGTACCATCTTCACCACACCTGAATACAAGTAAGATCCTACAGTTTCTGAGGAACTATTGCATAAGGCTGGGAGGTTCTCACGATCGGTCGCTTGCATCTTTGCTAACTGATCATAATAGTTACCATTTCTTTCCTTAACGACAAAATACTTGCTTTGAGAGGTATTGAATTCAGAAATGATCTTATCAAAAAAGTCAGAACTATCTCCTGTGTATGTGCACCAAAACATCACTTCTATGCGTCCATCTTTTGTGAGTGTCGGAGCAATTTCTTTTTCGACAATTTTTTCTTTGGTACCTGCGGCAAACACACCGGTGATTACAAATACTGCAATCAATACCATGAGAGTCATTTTTTTCATATCTCATTCTCCTTTTTTTAACCGGCTATAAGTCGGTAATTTACACAAAATACAATGCTTTAACCCTTAATTGCACCTTCGGTCATCCCTCTAACAAGATATTTTTGGCCAACGATGAACACCAGAATCGCCGGGAGAATACATAGAGATGCACCGGCGAGAATATGAGGCGTTTTACCAGCCTCTCCGCCTTCCAGCATCGCCATCCCAAGTTGAATCGTTCTCATGCGATCTTTATTCGTAACCAATAATGGCCAGAAATAGCGGTTATAGATTGCAATGAACTCATAGATGGCTAAGGAAGCCAATGCCGGTACAGAAAGGGGGACAGCCACCTTGAAAAAATACCCCATGTCAGAGCAGCCATCAATTTCAGCAGCATCCTTAAGTTCTTTTGGTATTGTTAAATAAAATTGTCGTAGTAAAAAAATACCCATACCACCAACCAAATAAGGAAGAGCCATTCCAATATGGGTGTCGGTAAGTTTCCAATGCTGTATTTGAATGTAGTTCGTGATGATAACCACGTCACCGGGGATCATCATGGTTGCTAAAATAATCGTAAATAATAATTTACTGAAGGGGAACTCAAAGAAAACAAATGCATATGCAGCAAGACTACAAATAG
Proteins encoded in this region:
- a CDS encoding extracellular solute-binding protein is translated as MKKMTLMVLIAVFVITGVFAAGTKEKIVEKEIAPTLTKDGRIEVMFWCTYTGDSSDFFDKIISEFNTSQSKYFVVKERNGNYYDQLAKMQATDRENLPALCNSSSETVGSYLYSGVVKMVQDFMDADPSYKTNLYGNLVATYGLNERLIGYPLGQSLSGFFYNADVFKAAGIDPYSLRSMDAIYEAAGRIVEGGFAKYGIAEEHSGIWANYAFAREGYYCTDNENGTTGLPTRCLYDDNSNGFADIVERYYTSWANLASKGYVFPFGAKIKDDIIPALGRGELAMVVTTNSYRANVNDAAKAYGSTYGFVPMFSVTEKGKQTGYCASGNGFFIVDNGCKEEQLGAWEFIKYFTSPSVQLRWNKMTGYLPLYDEIYNSGEYQEFINDPENAYIKVLIHELQQADSSAFYAFTATNNVYSPAGATCLEAVMSGVPVKKAIAEMCATINESFQLYNATNR
- a CDS encoding carbohydrate ABC transporter permease — protein: MTSTANPTANKNHLIKHLHLFTNHLFKILLGFIIVLPIIICVSYSLMTNEELMGTIGLRFLPKNPTFENYSWVMRTIPIGTYMKNTFIQCGIIIACQLAICSLAAYAFVFFEFPFSKLLFTIILATMMIPGDVVIITNYIQIQHWKLTDTHIGMALPYLVGGMGIFLLRQFYLTIPKELKDAAEIDGCSDMGYFFKVAVPLSVPALASLAIYEFIAIYNRYFWPLLVTNKDRMRTIQLGMAMLEGGEAGKTPHILAGASLCILPAILVFIVGQKYLVRGMTEGAIKG